In the Ruminococcus sp. OA3 genome, one interval contains:
- a CDS encoding C45 family peptidase has translation MKKKIYMAYLMSLAIGTVTGCGQNAKASENTVQMETANEEHIEKNYIEPGTKIQSLEEGLSVVRFEGNYGFDEFLGQGGSSSDDGVAEYLSDALLSDIPGLLMGQNPFGCSTLSVKNTEGGNLFGRNFDWNTCNGLIVSSRPEEGYASVSTANMDFVQAGGLDILSLPDTAQAIIGLYAPLDGMNEKGFAVSVNMIEDSDTIEQDTDKPDLTTTTAIRLLLNRAANVEEALDLLSQYDLHASMGMMIHLALSDAVGNSVSVEYVDNEMVVTETPVVTNFYLAEGGKYGIGTTQSHTRFDILSETLADQETMTEAEVRDALNSVSKDNFGDSQSTEWSIIMNQEAKELTYYHRENYHQGYTISVE, from the coding sequence ATGAAGAAAAAAATATACATGGCATACCTGATGTCACTGGCAATCGGTACTGTTACCGGATGCGGGCAGAATGCAAAGGCATCTGAGAATACTGTACAGATGGAAACCGCAAATGAGGAACATATAGAAAAGAATTACATTGAGCCGGGTACGAAAATACAATCACTGGAAGAAGGGTTATCGGTCGTTCGATTTGAAGGCAATTATGGGTTTGATGAATTTTTAGGACAGGGGGGTTCGTCCTCTGATGATGGAGTCGCAGAGTATTTAAGCGATGCACTTCTTTCTGATATACCGGGTCTGCTCATGGGTCAAAACCCATTCGGATGCAGCACCCTGTCTGTAAAAAATACAGAAGGGGGAAATCTCTTTGGAAGAAACTTTGACTGGAATACCTGCAATGGGTTGATTGTAAGCTCCAGGCCGGAAGAAGGATATGCCTCTGTTTCCACAGCCAACATGGACTTCGTACAGGCTGGTGGACTGGATATTTTAAGTCTGCCGGATACGGCACAGGCAATCATTGGACTGTATGCGCCATTAGACGGCATGAATGAAAAAGGTTTTGCAGTGTCTGTCAATATGATCGAGGATTCCGACACCATAGAGCAGGATACGGATAAACCGGATCTTACAACCACAACAGCCATCCGTCTGCTTCTCAATCGGGCGGCAAACGTGGAGGAAGCGCTGGACCTGCTTTCACAGTATGACCTGCATGCCTCCATGGGGATGATGATACATCTGGCACTTTCTGATGCGGTAGGGAACAGCGTCTCAGTGGAGTATGTAGACAATGAGATGGTAGTCACAGAAACTCCGGTTGTTACAAATTTCTATCTGGCGGAGGGCGGGAAATACGGGATTGGAACTACCCAGTCCCATACCAGATTTGACATTTTAAGTGAAACACTGGCAGACCAGGAAACCATGACAGAGGCAGAGGTAAGGGATGCGCTTAATAGCGTGAGCAAAGATAACTTTGGTGACTCCCAATCCACGGAATGGAGTATCATCATGAATCAGGAAGCAAAGGAACTCACTTATTACCATAGAGAAAATTATCATCAGGGATATACCATATCCGTGGAATAA
- a CDS encoding AMP-binding protein: protein MNYVKTLLDLYRLKKQTKLNAKRMRALQEKKLRTMLHHAWDNSAYYKRTFEAAGITEEQLDELPLSCFPTMDKKVFLKHFDELVVPQDLRLSEIREFDAAGSADRRPYKGKYHVVHSSGSTGKPGYFIYDEAAWNSMLVGMLRAALWNMSMPRILSLLVKRPRIVYIAATDGRYGGAMAVGDGIDGVGAKQMYLDIKTPLDEWIRQVKEFQPNIIIGYPSAIKILAELVEEGSVEVKAVRVISCGEPLGASLRNYLEKCFGTQVVNFYGASESLTLGVETNAEDGMLLFDDMNYIEVESGVMYLTCLYNFAQPLIRYRISDSLVLRAAEEGSPYPFTRAVGLLGRSEDILWFEDGSGNKEFLHPLAIEGFCMEGLLDYQFRQAGKDAFEMYAEISGTASEEAIRTEMLVQMRQILFEKKLDYVQFYVVFVDGILPDPGTGKKPLILQKGETWQDEKSVIAG from the coding sequence ATGAACTATGTAAAAACACTGCTGGATTTATACCGCTTAAAGAAACAGACAAAGCTGAATGCAAAACGGATGCGTGCCCTGCAGGAGAAGAAACTCCGGACGATGCTGCATCATGCATGGGACAACTCCGCTTATTATAAAAGGACCTTTGAAGCGGCCGGTATCACAGAGGAGCAATTGGATGAGCTGCCCCTTTCCTGTTTCCCAACCATGGACAAGAAAGTTTTTTTAAAGCATTTTGATGAGCTGGTAGTACCGCAGGATTTACGGTTGAGTGAGATCCGTGAATTTGACGCAGCAGGATCAGCAGACCGCAGGCCATACAAAGGGAAATACCATGTGGTACACTCCTCCGGAAGTACCGGAAAACCCGGTTACTTTATATATGACGAGGCGGCATGGAACAGCATGCTGGTGGGCATGCTCCGGGCGGCGCTCTGGAACATGTCTATGCCCCGGATATTGTCTTTGCTGGTAAAACGTCCGAGAATTGTCTATATCGCAGCGACGGACGGCCGTTATGGGGGTGCCATGGCAGTGGGAGATGGAATCGATGGCGTTGGGGCGAAACAGATGTATCTGGATATCAAAACACCGCTGGACGAATGGATCCGGCAGGTCAAAGAGTTTCAGCCCAACATCATCATAGGATACCCTTCCGCAATCAAAATCCTGGCGGAGCTTGTAGAAGAAGGCAGTGTAGAGGTAAAGGCAGTGCGGGTGATCTCCTGCGGAGAGCCTTTGGGGGCATCCTTAAGAAACTATCTGGAGAAATGTTTTGGTACACAGGTAGTCAATTTCTATGGAGCCAGCGAATCCCTCACGCTGGGAGTGGAAACGAATGCAGAGGACGGCATGCTGCTCTTTGATGACATGAATTATATTGAAGTGGAAAGCGGCGTGATGTATCTGACCTGCCTGTATAATTTTGCACAGCCATTGATCCGTTACCGCATTTCCGACAGCCTGGTACTAAGAGCAGCAGAAGAGGGCAGTCCATATCCATTCACAAGAGCCGTTGGCCTTCTGGGAAGAAGTGAAGATATCCTCTGGTTTGAAGATGGCTCCGGTAACAAGGAGTTCTTACATCCGCTTGCAATTGAAGGCTTCTGCATGGAAGGGCTTTTAGACTACCAGTTCCGTCAGGCAGGGAAGGACGCATTTGAGATGTATGCGGAAATTTCGGGGACTGCTTCCGAGGAGGCTATCCGCACAGAAATGCTCGTTCAGATGAGACAGATTCTTTTCGAAAAGAAATTAGACTATGTACAGTTCTATGTGGTTTTTGTAGATGGAATTCTTCCAGACCCAGGGACGGGCAAAAAACCCCTGATTCTTCAGAAAGGAGAGACATGGCAGGATGAAAAAAGCGTTATTGCAGGGTAG
- a CDS encoding ABC transporter ATP-binding protein, producing MKKALLQGRRLNKVFAQGQVKNKVLDQVDVDICEKDFTVIMGSSGAGKSTLLYALSQMDAVTEGTVTYKGKELTHMKEKQMAKLRAEEFGFVFQQTHLVSNLTLFENVAVAGFLSKKGSTKEIQNRARTLLTRMGVEKAEDRLPSKVSGGEAQRAAIARAMIGNPGLLFADEPTGALNRSHTGEVLDLLTALNQSGQSILMATHDLRAAVRGNRILYLEDGKILDELKLPAYQAAEDRARESRISRWLSKLQW from the coding sequence ATGAAAAAAGCGTTATTGCAGGGTAGGCGGCTGAACAAAGTATTTGCACAGGGCCAGGTGAAAAATAAGGTGTTAGACCAGGTGGATGTGGATATCTGTGAAAAGGACTTCACCGTCATCATGGGTTCCTCCGGGGCAGGAAAGTCCACACTTTTATATGCCCTGAGCCAAATGGATGCGGTGACGGAAGGAACGGTCACCTATAAGGGAAAGGAACTCACTCACATGAAGGAAAAGCAGATGGCTAAGCTTCGGGCAGAAGAATTTGGTTTTGTATTCCAGCAGACCCATCTGGTCAGCAATCTGACGCTCTTTGAAAATGTGGCGGTGGCAGGCTTTTTGAGCAAAAAGGGCAGTACCAAAGAGATACAGAACCGGGCACGGACTTTGCTTACCCGGATGGGAGTAGAAAAAGCAGAGGACCGTCTCCCTTCCAAGGTATCAGGAGGTGAGGCACAGAGGGCAGCCATAGCAAGAGCCATGATCGGAAATCCGGGTCTTTTGTTTGCAGATGAGCCTACCGGGGCGTTGAACAGATCACATACCGGGGAGGTATTAGACCTGCTGACAGCGTTAAACCAATCTGGGCAGAGCATCCTGATGGCGACCCACGACCTGAGGGCTGCAGTCAGAGGAAACCGGATTTTGTATCTGGAGGATGGGAAGATCCTGGACGAACTGAAACTGCCTGCCTATCAGGCAGCTGAGGACAGAGCAAGGGAAAGCAGGATCAGTCGATGGCTTTCCAAGTTACAATGGTAG
- a CDS encoding ABC transporter permease yields the protein MENRILFWAGIRKHKGSLLGIAVLLFLVSLSLSTVLTTYLGGGSHIRQEMQRAGFGSLTAWVAGVPDMELLTDSIKTQEGIERTEVQNLIFSDYEANGVESDSQGQLIPWTTGKKTYHFFRDDFSGYREAPNEVTAGTVYVSPSMVSMTDLQIGDSITFSIARGGQNISFTVAGYYEDPFMGSSMIGMKGFLIAETDYTAILQTIAETGMDSLARNGAMIHIFTEDKSNASISDVSRLLNENTPISRYTEVVHSADAIEGFMGILQNAFCGLLAAFALILLIAAMVVLGHSICGVIEQEYKNLAVLKTIGMTGSRLIRLQLVQYLAVMVVGILTGILAAFPASKAAGRMTLTTTGVLLTADLPGLPCLAAFAGILLLLMGFTVLKLRKIISVTPIKAIRGETTEKWWKRGKTFRMKAEGLPVRLALRQFLSGKKRYVSACLIAGLLVFFASLAGRMNGWLGPDGKGMMDAFNPADLDIGVQALGELDPEEMEDMVRSYTAITDSYLLAMPSVSVNGTNYTANVITEPERFHISQGKTSQNADEVVLTETAASDLGVTIGEKVKIRGDVGIGEFTVSGIYHCANDMGVNIGMNREGYLTIGQETLRLWCHHYFLADPSQRTAVAEGLTQAYGGDVHVHENSWPGLFGMISAMRGLLAFMYGMIAVFVFIVTIMTGSKILAAEQKDLGIYKSIGCSARMLRGTFALRFGIVSAIGAAGGTILAAILTDPFVSAVMRLSGISNFASHPSFFNMIIPGLTVILLFLGGSYLTAGRIKKSDMTILTAD from the coding sequence GTGGAAAACAGAATCTTATTCTGGGCCGGAATCAGAAAGCATAAAGGCAGCCTTCTGGGAATCGCCGTCCTGCTGTTTTTGGTATCGCTTTCCTTATCCACCGTTCTCACCACATATCTTGGAGGAGGCAGTCATATCCGTCAGGAGATGCAAAGAGCAGGGTTTGGAAGCCTGACCGCATGGGTGGCCGGCGTGCCGGATATGGAACTTTTGACAGACAGCATAAAGACACAGGAAGGGATCGAAAGGACGGAAGTACAGAATCTGATTTTTTCCGACTATGAGGCAAACGGTGTGGAGTCAGACAGTCAAGGACAGTTGATCCCGTGGACCACCGGGAAAAAAACATACCATTTCTTCCGGGATGATTTCTCCGGCTACAGGGAGGCGCCAAATGAGGTCACAGCCGGAACGGTCTATGTATCGCCTTCCATGGTTTCCATGACGGACCTGCAGATCGGAGACAGCATCACATTTTCCATTGCAAGAGGAGGACAAAACATAAGCTTTACGGTTGCAGGATACTATGAGGACCCCTTCATGGGAAGTTCCATGATCGGGATGAAAGGGTTCTTAATTGCTGAAACAGATTACACAGCAATCCTTCAGACCATTGCAGAAACCGGCATGGACAGCCTGGCCAGAAACGGTGCCATGATTCACATTTTTACCGAGGACAAAAGCAATGCCAGTATATCTGACGTCAGCCGGCTCCTCAATGAAAACACTCCGATTTCCCGGTATACGGAAGTTGTTCACAGTGCGGACGCCATCGAGGGCTTCATGGGAATCCTTCAAAATGCTTTTTGCGGCCTTCTGGCAGCATTTGCCCTGATTCTCCTGATTGCGGCCATGGTGGTTCTGGGGCACAGCATTTGCGGTGTCATAGAACAGGAGTATAAGAATCTCGCCGTATTAAAAACCATTGGGATGACGGGAAGCCGGCTGATCCGGCTGCAGCTTGTACAGTATCTGGCGGTTATGGTTGTGGGCATTTTAACCGGAATCCTGGCGGCATTTCCGGCATCCAAGGCGGCAGGAAGGATGACACTCACCACGACAGGCGTTCTCCTGACTGCAGATTTACCGGGACTGCCATGTCTGGCAGCTTTTGCAGGAATCCTGCTTCTGCTTATGGGATTTACAGTCCTGAAACTGAGAAAGATCATTTCTGTCACACCCATAAAGGCCATCCGGGGTGAAACAACAGAAAAATGGTGGAAACGGGGAAAGACATTCCGGATGAAAGCAGAAGGGCTTCCCGTCCGGCTGGCCCTGCGTCAGTTTCTGTCAGGGAAAAAACGTTATGTCAGTGCATGTCTGATTGCCGGACTGCTTGTGTTCTTCGCATCTCTGGCCGGCAGGATGAACGGTTGGCTTGGGCCAGATGGCAAAGGGATGATGGATGCCTTTAATCCGGCGGATCTGGATATTGGCGTGCAGGCTCTGGGAGAACTTGACCCGGAGGAGATGGAGGATATGGTACGCTCCTACACTGCTATTACGGACAGCTATCTTCTTGCCATGCCAAGCGTATCCGTAAATGGTACGAATTATACCGCAAATGTGATCACCGAGCCGGAACGTTTCCATATCAGTCAGGGAAAGACCAGCCAGAATGCGGATGAGGTGGTACTGACAGAGACAGCCGCCTCTGATCTGGGAGTAACTATTGGTGAGAAAGTGAAGATCCGTGGTGATGTGGGAATCGGGGAATTCACGGTTTCCGGAATCTATCACTGCGCCAATGACATGGGAGTCAACATCGGCATGAACCGGGAAGGATATCTCACCATCGGGCAGGAAACTCTCCGGCTTTGGTGCCACCATTATTTTCTTGCAGACCCATCACAAAGGACGGCGGTTGCAGAAGGGCTCACGCAGGCTTACGGTGGCGATGTGCATGTCCATGAGAACTCCTGGCCGGGGCTTTTTGGAATGATCTCGGCCATGCGGGGGCTTCTGGCATTCATGTATGGCATGATCGCAGTATTTGTCTTCATTGTGACAATCATGACCGGAAGTAAAATCCTGGCAGCGGAGCAAAAAGATCTGGGCATCTACAAATCCATTGGATGTTCTGCCAGAATGCTGCGGGGCACGTTTGCCCTGCGATTTGGGATTGTGTCAGCCATAGGCGCTGCCGGGGGAACCATACTGGCAGCAATCCTTACAGACCCGTTTGTTTCCGCTGTGATGCGGCTCTCAGGAATCAGTAATTTTGCTTCCCACCCTTCATTTTTCAATATGATCATACCTGGTTTGACTGTTATCCTCTTATTCCTTGGTGGCTCTTATCTGACGGCAGGCAGGATCAAAAAGTCGGATATGACAATATTGACAGCAGATTAA
- a CDS encoding cyclophilin-like fold protein → MKNKTVKKVMAMNAVILLSAAVLGGCGQDEGVRDTGSTSQGAADAGIGSVAGTESGTEADDMAGGQAVSGVSELEVRFGDDGEPFMMRLTENETAKAIARYVGTSDWRLPIYERDDDADYDVMQYYDVSSRYDIPSDPETVTSEKAGEVYYSDPNRIVLFYHDAEITGEYTRIGTFDPTEEFVTAVEENPVLEGWGNKIVQIARS, encoded by the coding sequence ATGAAGAATAAAACAGTAAAAAAAGTAATGGCAATGAATGCGGTAATCCTGTTATCCGCTGCAGTTCTTGGAGGATGTGGGCAGGATGAAGGAGTCCGGGATACCGGGAGTACCAGTCAGGGTGCTGCAGATGCAGGTATAGGTTCAGTCGCGGGGACGGAGTCCGGCACGGAAGCTGACGACATGGCAGGCGGTCAGGCAGTAAGCGGGGTATCAGAATTAGAGGTTCGGTTTGGGGATGACGGGGAACCGTTTATGATGCGGCTTACTGAGAATGAAACAGCCAAAGCAATTGCCCGCTATGTGGGAACATCGGACTGGCGGCTTCCGATTTATGAGCGGGATGACGATGCAGACTATGACGTCATGCAGTATTACGATGTATCCAGCAGATACGATATCCCATCCGATCCGGAAACTGTGACATCTGAAAAAGCGGGAGAAGTATATTATTCAGACCCCAACCGCATCGTACTTTTTTACCATGATGCTGAGATTACCGGGGAATATACCAGGATAGGAACCTTTGACCCGACAGAGGAATTTGTGACTGCGGTAGAAGAAAACCCGGTATTGGAAGGCTGGGGCAATAAGATTGTTCAGATTGCCCGGTCATAG
- a CDS encoding DUF3737 family protein, giving the protein MKEIRQEYLTGERPLFKGQDLKIYDTIFTDGESPLKESNHIELYGSMFKWKYPLWYAKNILAQDCTWFEMGRAGVWYTDNITVKNSIIEAAKNFRRCHGVTLQNVHFPNAAETLWNCDGVTMEQVTAKGDYFAMNSRNMKLYDFELVGNYSFDGVKDMEIHNAKLLSKDAFWNSENVTVYDSFISGEYLGWNAKNLTLINCTIESLQGMCYIENLVMKNCRLLNTTLAFEYSTVTAEIDGKIDSVMNPSGGSIKADYIGELIVEKDKVDPDATVITCRMSSSTEQMAG; this is encoded by the coding sequence ATGAAAGAAATCAGACAGGAATATTTAACTGGAGAACGTCCACTTTTCAAAGGTCAGGATTTAAAAATATATGACACCATATTTACGGACGGAGAATCACCGCTGAAGGAAAGTAATCATATTGAACTTTATGGAAGCATGTTTAAATGGAAATATCCGCTTTGGTATGCAAAAAATATTTTAGCTCAGGACTGTACCTGGTTTGAAATGGGCCGCGCCGGAGTTTGGTATACCGACAATATCACGGTGAAAAATTCAATCATCGAGGCTGCAAAAAATTTCCGCCGGTGTCATGGCGTAACACTTCAAAATGTGCATTTCCCGAATGCAGCAGAGACTTTGTGGAACTGTGACGGGGTGACGATGGAGCAGGTTACAGCAAAGGGTGACTACTTTGCCATGAACAGCCGGAATATGAAACTCTATGATTTTGAGCTGGTTGGAAATTATTCCTTTGACGGGGTAAAGGATATGGAAATCCATAATGCAAAACTGCTATCCAAAGATGCTTTCTGGAACAGTGAGAATGTGACGGTATATGATTCCTTTATATCCGGGGAATATCTTGGCTGGAATGCCAAAAACCTGACCCTGATCAATTGTACCATTGAAAGCCTGCAGGGCATGTGTTATATTGAAAATCTTGTCATGAAAAACTGCCGTCTGCTGAATACCACATTGGCTTTTGAGTATTCTACTGTGACTGCGGAAATCGACGGGAAGATTGACAGTGTGATGAATCCTTCCGGTGGAAGCATAAAGGCAGATTATATAGGAGAGCTGATCGTAGAAAAAGATAAGGTGGATCCCGATGCGACAGTCATTACCTGCCGCATGAGCAGCAGTACAGAGCAAATGGCGGGATGA
- a CDS encoding cyclophilin-like fold protein → MKKIVPFLVGGLLLSLSACSSNSRQEPDNTDATQTEPTVTESTEEPQTSESEETTSEPEETRADTLQIRVEGKEGQDIVFRLNDSPAANTLYEQLPLSIQIEDYSHNEKIFYPPNELETSKTPLAEGPAGTLAYYAPWGNVVLYYGECGGAGGLYELGEAVSGADQIENLSGEIQINMVENN, encoded by the coding sequence ATGAAAAAAATAGTACCCTTTCTCGTTGGCGGGCTGCTGCTCTCGCTTTCCGCCTGCAGCAGCAATTCCAGGCAAGAACCTGATAACACAGATGCCACGCAGACAGAACCAACGGTCACGGAATCTACTGAGGAACCCCAGACATCGGAATCAGAAGAAACAACTTCTGAACCAGAGGAAACCCGTGCCGATACCCTGCAGATTCGGGTGGAGGGCAAAGAAGGGCAGGATATCGTCTTCCGGTTAAATGACAGCCCGGCCGCAAACACACTGTATGAACAGCTGCCTCTATCTATTCAGATAGAAGACTACAGCCATAATGAAAAAATATTTTATCCTCCAAACGAACTGGAGACCAGCAAAACACCGCTGGCTGAAGGTCCGGCCGGAACACTTGCATACTATGCACCCTGGGGCAATGTCGTTCTTTACTATGGTGAGTGTGGAGGTGCCGGCGGTCTGTATGAACTCGGAGAAGCCGTGTCAGGTGCAGACCAGATTGAAAACCTGTCCGGAGAGATCCAGATAAATATGGTAGAAAATAACTGA
- a CDS encoding LysE family transporter, with product MGSFILKGIFIGLLFGMPAGAVGAMTAQRTLNYGMRAGLLTGFGSSVADCLYACVGVFGLTLISDFLLRYQSFISLAGGCLILGMGIRVLLAKDSSQQNTSDAAGGIRMFVSSFAVGITNPAAILTFLFAFSWFGIQGQTGLKEGICLVCGVFIGTYLWWGTLSGIVTVWKKKAKNNRFPIMNRIFGTALSIFGAVVLVQHFIN from the coding sequence ATGGGCAGTTTTATTTTAAAAGGGATTTTTATTGGTCTTCTCTTTGGCATGCCGGCCGGGGCAGTCGGAGCGATGACCGCACAAAGAACTCTGAACTACGGCATGAGGGCAGGATTGTTAACGGGGTTCGGCTCCTCTGTAGCAGATTGTCTTTACGCGTGCGTCGGTGTCTTTGGACTGACCCTGATATCCGACTTTCTGCTCCGGTATCAGAGTTTCATCAGTCTCGCCGGAGGCTGCCTGATACTGGGAATGGGCATCCGCGTGTTGCTGGCAAAAGACAGCAGCCAGCAAAATACATCAGACGCTGCCGGAGGCATCCGTATGTTTGTTTCTTCCTTTGCAGTGGGAATTACAAATCCGGCGGCCATTCTTACCTTTCTATTTGCCTTTTCCTGGTTTGGCATACAAGGGCAGACCGGGCTTAAAGAGGGGATATGCCTGGTCTGCGGCGTATTTATCGGAACATATCTTTGGTGGGGAACGCTGTCCGGAATAGTCACAGTATGGAAGAAGAAAGCGAAAAATAACCGTTTTCCGATCATGAACCGGATATTTGGAACAGCCTTAAGTATTTTTGGGGCGGTGGTGCTGGTACAACATTTTATAAACTAG